The stretch of DNA ATGGTGTCGCCGTGGCCACCCATGAGTACGGCCTGAATGTCTTTGGGGCTTACGTTGAGCGCCTCAGCCAGGAACGCGCGGTAACGAGCCGTGTCGAGGATGCCAGCCATGCCAAACACCTTCTCGCGGGGCAGGCCCGAGGTGAGGTGAGCCTGATAGGTCATCACGTCCAGCGGGTTCGAAACCACAATGATGATGGCGTTAGGCGAGTATTTTACCACCTGCTCGGTTACCGTTTTCACGATGCCCGCGTTGGTTGAAATCAGGTCGTCGCGGCTCATGCCGGGCTTGCGGGGCAGGCCCGAGGTAATAACTACCACGTCGGAGCCAGCGGTGCGGCTATAGTCGCCGGTTACACCTACGGTGCGGGAATCATACCCAATTACGGGAGCCTTCTGCCAGATATCGAGGGCCTTGCCTTCGGCGAAGCCTTCCTTGATGTCTACCAGTACAATCTCATTAGCAATTTCGCGGGTGGCTAGTACATCAGCGCAGGTTGCGCCTACGTTGCCAGCTCCAACTACGGTAACTTTCATTGGGATGGAATATGGTGTGAGATGTGGGTTAGGCCGTAAAGCTAACCCAAAACCAGTTCTGGTAAACCCAGATCCAGCGAAAGTTCGCCTTCGGCTCGTAACCTGCTCTTTAGAAAGCGAAAAAAATACTGGCCTAGGAGGGGCAGCCATCGTAATCCGTAGCGTTGTTTGCCCATTTATTGGCCGCTGGCGCACCGTGCCTCACATACCCTATATAATACGGCCCGCGTGGCCTGCACCCCACAGGCTCAGGGAAGCTCTGAGCCAGTGGTTGATACTACCTGCCGCATGGGGGCTAAGTAACTATGCATTCGTTTTACTGCTATTAAGGTGCGTGTTGCTGCTTTGACAGCATAAGATACGGGACTACAAACGCCCCCGAAATACTGGCAGGGAGTAGCGGCAACAGTGAGGGGCATAAATAGCTTCAAGCTGATCTATTCCCTGCGTGTAACACAGGTGCCTGATCTGTTGCCAGTACTTACTGGCCACTACTTGCTATACCCCAAAATCAGATATATTGTATGAATGTAAGTTGCTGAAAATTAGACATTTCAAATTTGGTTGCGGCCCTGATAGGCCTAGCGTAGGCAGGGGTTTGGACGTAACAATTCAGTAAACAAAGCGGCATATTGGGGTAATAAGGCGACTCTACCTTTGCCGCCACTATGCAGGACACAATTACCAAAATCACACTCGTTTTTTTGCTGTTTTTCGGAGCCCTGTCGTCGGCTGTCGCACAGGGTACGGGCAGCATAAAAGGAACCATCACCGATGCCCAAACCCAAGAGGGTATTATAGGCGGCACGGTACATCTGGACAACACAGGAATTGGCGGCCCCACCGATGTGGATGGCCGCTTTTCGTTGGAGAAAGTGCCAGTGGGCGAGTACACGCTTATCGTGTCATCGGTGTCGTACAAAACGGCCTCTATTCAAAAGGTAGCCGTTAAAGCCGGCCAAGCTACTACCGTTAACTACAAGCTGGAATCAGATCAGCAGCAGCTAAACGAAGTGGTAGTAACTGGTGTGCGCCGCACCAACACTGAGGTATCAGTAATTTCGGAAATCAAGCAGGCTAACGTAGTGGTTAGCGGGGTTTCCTCAGAACAAATTGTGAAAACCCAGGACCGCGACGCGGCCGAAGTGGTCCGTCGTATTCCGGGCGTAACCATCGTGGATAATCGCTTTATCCAGATTCGGGGCCTCAGTGACCGGTACAACGCGGTGTGGCTGAATGATGTAGCGGCACCCAGCTCAGAAACCGACCGCAAGTCCTTCTCCTTTGATATTGTGCCCAGCTCCCTGCTTGATCGGGTGCTGGTCTTCAAAGATCCCTCACCGGAATTGCCCGGCGACTTCGCGGGGGGCCTAGTAAAGGTATACCTGCGCAAGCCCGCTCAGAACGAGCGTCTATTCACGGCCAACTATTCCTCGGGCTACCGCAACGGTACCACAGGCAAAGACTTCTTCACCGATAAAACCCAGGCCGGCGATGCCTTTGGCTTTGGGGCGGTGAAGCGCCAGCTGCCCGGCGGCTTCCCTGAGCTGAGCACCGCCTACCAGCAGTACGAGCGGGACTTCTATGCCAAGCAAATCGAGAACACTTTCCCGATTTATAAGCTGAAGGCCA from Hymenobacter taeanensis encodes:
- the mdh gene encoding malate dehydrogenase, encoding MKVTVVGAGNVGATCADVLATREIANEIVLVDIKEGFAEGKALDIWQKAPVIGYDSRTVGVTGDYSRTAGSDVVVITSGLPRKPGMSRDDLISTNAGIVKTVTEQVVKYSPNAIIIVVSNPLDVMTYQAHLTSGLPREKVFGMAGILDTARYRAFLAEALNVSPKDIQAVLMGGHGDTMVPLPRYTTVGGIPVTELIGKEELDAIVQRTAVGGGELVKLMGTSAWYAPGAAAAQMVEAIVRDQRRVFPVCIELQGEYGINGVYLGAPVILGKNGIEKVIELQLNDEEKALLETSRGHVKEVMDALDNMSKANA